A window of Yoonia sp. SS1-5 genomic DNA:
GCCCGAGGCTTTCAACCTGGTTGTGGCAACGCATATTTCCATGTGCGACGATTGCCGGGCTGCACTTGCGGAATATGAGGCCGTGGGCGGCGAAGTCATGATGGATGCAGAGCCGGTGGATATCGCCGAGGACGCACTTGCCGCCACAATGGCCCTGATCGAAACAGGTAAAGTGTTGGATACGCCAGCGTCGGCCCGCCGGCCCGACAGCCCGTTCCCAGGCCCGCTGCAGGATTACGTCCCGGGCAATCTGGAAGATGTGAAGTGGCGCAAGGTCGGCGGTGGCGTCAGTCAGATGATACTGCCCACCTCAAAAGATGCCAGTGTGCGCCTTTTGAAAATTCCGGCCGGGACTGCCGTGCCTGATCACGGGCACCGGGGCACT
This region includes:
- a CDS encoding ChrR family anti-sigma-E factor, with translation MKQIKHHLTEPLLMGYAAGTLPEAFNLVVATHISMCDDCRAALAEYEAVGGEVMMDAEPVDIAEDALAATMALIETGKVLDTPASARRPDSPFPGPLQDYVPGNLEDVKWRKVGGGVSQMILPTSKDASVRLLKIPAGTAVPDHGHRGTELTLVLQGAFVDETDRFGAGDVEVANEDLHHTPVAEEGVDCICLAATDAPLRFNGLLPRIAQRFVRI